The Raphanus sativus cultivar WK10039 chromosome 2, ASM80110v3, whole genome shotgun sequence genome includes a region encoding these proteins:
- the LOC108843544 gene encoding BTB/POZ domain-containing protein SETH6: MGVATVPESKQIVSGKRAFRPSSSIRHTPQWPVSDVTSDLTIEVGSASFSLHKFPLVSRSGRIRKLLLESKDTKNTYHLSLPGVPGGSEAFELAAKFCYGVVLQFTSSNIASLRCVAHYLEMTEELSEKNLEVRTEAYLKDSIFNDISNSITVLHSIEKLSSPVAEEISLVGRLVNAIAVNACKEQLVSGLLKLDQKFERLAPEMTEKPSDWWGRSLLVLKLDFFQRVVSAMKSKGLNHEIISDLLMSYARKSLQIIREPSLVRGSVVLDSDLQKKQRVVLEVIVGLLPTQANKSSTPVSFLSTLLKTAIGSGASVSCRSDLERRISHQLDQATLEDILIPSGAMYDTDSVQRIFSMFLNLDECDYEDDEDGDAVDESEMAMYDFEGPESPKQSSMFKVSKLMDSYLAEVALDSNLPPLKFIALAELLPDHARVVCDSLYRAIDIFLKVHPNMKDSERYRLCKTISCQKLSQDASSHAAQNERLPIQIAVQVLFYEQTRLKNTMMTSGGGGGSGGCGSSQSQFFLFPGQFPNRSGSGMASGAISPRDNYASVRRENRELRLEVARMRMRLTDLEKDHVSMKREFVKPSRRTRYGLFRKLSRGLNKLNAIMLRFRRSQSVAGNGKHIEEKTNSEKRFMFQKRRCHSVS, encoded by the exons ATGGGTGTTGCTACtgttcctgagtctaagcaaaTTGTTTCCGGCAAAAGAGCATTTCGCCCAAGTTCCAGCATCAGACACACTCCTCAATG GCCGGTCTCGGACGTTACGAGTGACTTGACTATAGAAGTCGGCTCTGCGAGCTTTTCACTTCACAAG ttTCCTCTGGTCTCTCGGAGTGGAAGAATCAGAAAACTTCTTCTCGAGTCAAAAGACACGAAGAACACTTATCACCTCAGCCTACCCGGAGTTCCGGGCGGCTCAGAGGCCTTTGAGCTCGCAGCGAAGTTCTGCTACGGCGTCGTTCTACAGTTCACTTCGTCAAACATCGCGTCCTTGCGATGCGTGGCTCATTACCTGGAAATGACGGAGGAGTTATCAGAGAAGAATCTCGAGGTGAGAACAGAGGCTTACCTGAAAGACTCGATCTTCAACGACATCTCCAACTCCATCACCGTTCTTCACTCCATCGAGAAGCTATCATCACCTGTAGCTGAAGAGATCAGTCTCGTCGGAAGGCTCGTGAACGCCATCGCTGTAAACGCTTGTAAAGAGCAGCTCGTCTCTGGCTTGCTCAAGCTTGATCAGAAGTTCGAGAGGTTAGCGCCGGAGATGACGGAGAAACCTTCTGATTGGTGGGGAAGGTCTCTGCTCGTACTCAAGCTCGATTTCTTCCAGAGAGTTGTCTCCGCCATGAAGTCCAAAGGTCTGAACCATGAGATCATCAGCGATCTACTGATGAGCTACGCTCGCAAGTCGCTGCAGATCATCAGAGAACCGAGTCTCGTCAGAGGAAGCGTGGTTCTTGATTCTGATCTGCAGAAGAAACAACGAGTCGTCCTCGAGGTGATCGTCGGTCTCCTCCCGACGCAAGCCAACAAAAGCTCGACACCTGTCTCGTTCCTATCGACCTTGTTGAAGACAGCTATAGGATCCGGAGCCTCTGTCTCTTGTAGGTCGGATCTCGAGAGAAGGATAAGCCACCAGCTTGACCAAGCGACTCTTGAAGACATCTTGATTCCGAGCGGCGCCATGTACGACACTGACTCCGTGCAAAGAATCTTCTCCATGTTCTTGAATCTTGACGAGTGCGACTACGAAGACGACGAAGACGGAGATGCGGTGGACGAGAGCGAGATGGCTATGTATGATTTCGAGGGGCCTGAGTCTCCGAAACAGAGCTCTATGTTCAAGGTCTCGAAGCTGATGGATAGTTATCTAGCTGAGGTGGCTCTCGACTCCAACCTCCCTCCTTTAAAGTTCATAGCTCTCGCTGAGCTTCTCCCGGACCATGCCCGTGTCGTCTGTGATAGTCTTTACCGAGCCATTGATATCTTCCTTAAG gtTCATCCAAATATGAAAGATTCAGAGCGTTATCGTCTATGCAAGACAATCAGCTGTCAGAAACTGTCTCAAGACGCAAGCAGCCATGCGGCACAGAACGAGAGACTTCCTATCCAGATAGCTGTTCAAGTCCTGTTCTACGAACAGACGCGGCTCAAGAACACGATGATGAccagtggtggtggtggtggtagtggTGGATGTGGTTCGAGTCAGAGCCAGTTCTTCTTGTTCCCGGGACAGTTTCCCAACCGTTCGGGAAGCGGGATGGCAAGCGGGGCGATTTCGCCGCGGGACAACTACGCATCGGTGAGAAGAGAGAACAGAGAGCTTAGGCTTGAGGTGGCGAGGATGAGGATGAGGCTGACTGATCTCGAGAAGGATCATGTTTCGATGAAGAGAGAATTCGTGAAGCCGAGCAGAAGAACTCGCTATGGACTGTTTAGGAAGCTCTCTAGAGGTCTGAACAAGTTGAACGCAATCATGTTGAGATTTAGAAGAAGCCAAAGTGTTGCCGGTAATGGTAAGCATATTGAGGAGAAGACAAACTCGGAGAAACGCTTCATGTTTCAGAAGAGAAGGTGTCACTCTGTTTCTTGA